The following are from one region of the Advenella mimigardefordensis DPN7 genome:
- a CDS encoding YhdP family phospholipid transporter, with product MNLPYRLLKYTGTILIALIVLAIAAALAVRFLLAPNIDHFREQVEQRLSAETGQHVSIEKLAIDWTGIVPRLRLRALQIADQADTPMLSIGEAVASLDWARAAQLQLEVSAVEIRQIHLNMTRDRESRIWLLGRRLDSDKVHSTPEAVDAGNVTLAPVSDLLQALPEVTVLNGSFSWIDQTRPQSGPFTLSDFTLQLTKNGGKRVLSASARLPAQVGHSIQLLSNLQQDSGTGKPVPAWSGNMRVSILNLDALAAAPWFDIPPKVKSGVVSHVVVDLQVAGNMPRNMTVAYGLEKLRIEDHIRNHEFVIAADSLNSRLSSSFKSVINEFNRWRLSLHELGVGDGISYPPVQFESTVKGFYYKDPVVFENPLSINEASVRGDFSRNTVQEPQVKFTKATVHNSDLQMEASGTWRFDANSDNGIVDLSGSLLAVSLPQLHNYLPNVMDPDAREWLKHAFQKGELSAAEFKLKGIVDDFPFGVSADSGSFLLRGTYANLLLNYHQKDIRGKRWPVVNSDRGTIHFQNDQIIIDSMQAFYAMPEGQRLDLNTFHGVVSSLEKGTTVDLQARASGRAEDFLTFTKISPLGNLINNVLDEAQGSGQWTIPIELHIPVLDADNSTISGSIHLDDGRFRLTPDFPWATQLKGDMAFTETQLQANSVKGTMLGGPVVLDGPIGTVGKPLSIKGTLTAAGLRELISVPGMRRIGGSTSYASQVHFSPGGRVKVEFKSDLAGLTTQFPDGLSKPAAARWPTTIVWRADEGARDNGKRYLDIRMDGNRTQAIFEHDVNSRKGPYFSRGTIGVNRTVALGRPGLTVLAQNPALDAQAWDDIVSEFSDSAKGESERQILPDVSQVDIETPSFLIKNQTLTNATLAATKSGNQWNLQLKSDQAQGSGTWLPGSRSSNPGNLTVKLDTLNIIEPAQTSADTRTLSQKERDTAKARKSAKQSLPRLDLAVKNLTVYGKQMGQLILKGYQQPASDDWKVDYFSLVNEGGSLAAEGSVHEQGTAKDLQLKGKIVVSDLGRFLETYQLGGVIKNGSGQMDAAIDWKNIQNLDLATLNGSLDGSLQQGRLESVQSSAVKALELLSLQSFRRLPKFGSTLGNSVQSGLTFDTIRSRMRMDAGRLFVEDFRLNGPSSAIVASGMTDLKSESLDFQAVVVPKLDVSGASVLAGTIVNPAVGVGAFLTQWLLQAPLQRALTVNYHVTGSWGKPLLNDVALPSEEELKSRESERKVDELYRTH from the coding sequence GTGAATTTGCCGTACCGACTGCTGAAATACACCGGCACTATCCTGATCGCACTTATCGTCCTGGCCATAGCGGCAGCGCTGGCTGTCCGTTTTCTGCTTGCTCCCAATATTGACCATTTTCGTGAACAGGTTGAGCAACGCCTGAGTGCCGAGACTGGTCAGCATGTTTCGATCGAAAAGCTGGCAATTGACTGGACCGGCATTGTGCCGCGGCTACGGCTACGGGCCTTGCAGATTGCCGATCAAGCCGATACACCGATGTTAAGCATTGGTGAGGCGGTCGCCAGCCTGGACTGGGCGCGCGCGGCGCAACTGCAACTGGAGGTTTCGGCGGTAGAGATTCGGCAGATTCACCTGAATATGACGCGCGACAGGGAGAGTCGGATTTGGCTTCTTGGCAGGCGCCTGGATAGTGATAAGGTGCATTCCACGCCCGAGGCGGTGGATGCAGGCAACGTAACGCTGGCACCCGTGTCTGATTTGCTGCAGGCCTTGCCTGAAGTGACCGTCCTCAATGGCAGTTTTAGCTGGATTGATCAGACACGGCCACAGTCGGGTCCGTTTACGCTCTCCGATTTTACCCTGCAACTGACCAAAAATGGCGGCAAGCGCGTGCTTAGCGCCAGCGCTCGGCTGCCGGCGCAGGTCGGCCATTCGATTCAGCTATTAAGCAACCTGCAACAGGACAGCGGTACCGGCAAACCGGTGCCGGCCTGGTCAGGCAATATGCGTGTGTCAATACTCAATCTGGATGCGCTGGCGGCCGCACCATGGTTTGATATACCGCCAAAAGTGAAGTCGGGTGTTGTTTCGCATGTGGTGGTTGATCTGCAGGTTGCCGGCAATATGCCCAGGAATATGACGGTCGCCTACGGGCTGGAAAAACTTCGGATTGAAGATCACATTCGCAATCACGAGTTTGTTATCGCAGCAGACAGTCTGAACTCCCGGTTAAGCTCGTCTTTCAAAAGTGTAATCAATGAGTTCAATCGCTGGCGTCTGTCGCTGCACGAGCTAGGCGTGGGCGATGGCATCAGCTATCCGCCGGTGCAGTTCGAATCCACGGTTAAAGGCTTCTATTATAAGGATCCGGTGGTGTTCGAAAACCCGCTGTCGATAAACGAAGCAAGCGTTCGTGGCGATTTCAGTCGTAATACGGTACAGGAACCGCAAGTTAAGTTTACCAAGGCCACGGTTCACAACAGTGATTTGCAGATGGAAGCCAGCGGCACCTGGCGTTTCGATGCCAATAGCGACAACGGTATAGTGGATCTGAGCGGATCCCTGCTTGCGGTGTCACTGCCGCAGTTGCACAATTACCTGCCTAACGTGATGGACCCGGATGCGCGTGAATGGCTCAAGCATGCTTTCCAGAAGGGGGAGTTATCGGCCGCCGAGTTCAAACTCAAGGGTATAGTGGACGATTTTCCTTTCGGTGTGTCTGCGGATTCAGGGAGTTTTTTGCTGCGTGGTACTTACGCTAATCTGTTGCTTAATTACCATCAGAAAGATATCCGCGGTAAACGCTGGCCGGTTGTTAATTCCGATCGTGGTACCATCCATTTCCAGAATGACCAGATCATTATTGATTCGATGCAGGCTTTCTATGCCATGCCTGAAGGGCAGCGACTGGATCTGAACACGTTTCACGGTGTGGTATCCAGCCTGGAGAAAGGTACCACGGTAGATTTGCAGGCCAGGGCCAGCGGGCGTGCCGAGGATTTTCTGACCTTCACCAAAATCAGCCCGCTGGGCAATCTGATCAATAATGTACTGGATGAAGCGCAGGGCAGTGGGCAGTGGACCATACCCATAGAGCTGCATATTCCGGTGCTGGATGCGGACAATTCGACGATTTCCGGTTCGATTCATCTGGATGACGGCCGGTTCCGGCTCACACCCGATTTCCCGTGGGCCACGCAACTCAAAGGCGACATGGCTTTTACCGAAACGCAATTGCAGGCCAATAGCGTTAAGGGCACGATGCTGGGTGGGCCGGTTGTTCTTGATGGACCCATTGGCACAGTAGGTAAGCCGCTATCGATCAAGGGGACACTGACGGCTGCCGGTTTGCGCGAATTGATTTCAGTGCCCGGTATGCGGCGTATCGGCGGCAGCACCAGTTATGCCAGCCAGGTTCATTTTTCACCGGGCGGCAGGGTAAAGGTTGAATTCAAATCCGATCTGGCAGGTTTGACCACGCAATTTCCCGATGGGCTGTCCAAGCCCGCGGCGGCACGCTGGCCAACCACGATTGTCTGGCGTGCAGACGAGGGCGCCAGGGATAATGGCAAGCGGTATCTGGACATCCGCATGGACGGCAACCGGACGCAGGCGATTTTTGAACATGACGTTAACAGCCGCAAGGGGCCTTATTTCAGCCGCGGCACCATTGGTGTGAATCGGACGGTTGCACTGGGCCGTCCCGGGCTGACGGTGCTGGCACAGAATCCCGCGCTGGATGCACAGGCATGGGACGATATTGTTAGTGAGTTTTCCGATAGCGCCAAAGGGGAAAGCGAACGCCAGATCCTGCCGGATGTTTCACAAGTGGACATAGAAACCCCGTCTTTTCTGATTAAAAACCAAACGTTGACGAACGCAACACTGGCGGCCACCAAATCGGGCAATCAGTGGAACCTGCAACTGAAGTCTGATCAGGCACAGGGTAGCGGTACGTGGCTACCCGGTTCGCGGTCAAGCAACCCGGGCAATCTGACGGTTAAGCTGGACACGCTGAACATCATCGAACCGGCGCAGACGTCTGCCGATACCCGTACGTTATCGCAAAAGGAACGGGATACGGCAAAGGCGCGCAAGAGTGCGAAGCAGTCGTTACCGCGTCTGGATCTGGCGGTGAAGAATCTGACCGTGTATGGTAAGCAAATGGGACAGTTGATACTCAAAGGCTACCAGCAGCCCGCCTCGGACGACTGGAAGGTGGATTACTTCAGTCTGGTCAATGAGGGTGGGTCGCTGGCAGCGGAGGGGTCTGTCCATGAACAGGGTACGGCAAAGGATCTGCAACTGAAGGGAAAAATCGTTGTGTCGGATCTGGGCCGGTTTCTGGAAACCTATCAGTTGGGCGGCGTCATCAAAAATGGCAGTGGCCAGATGGACGCGGCCATTGACTGGAAAAATATTCAGAATCTGGATCTGGCCACGCTGAATGGGTCGCTTGACGGCAGCCTGCAGCAGGGTCGTCTGGAAAGTGTGCAATCGTCCGCGGTCAAGGCGCTGGAATTGTTATCTTTGCAATCGTTTCGACGGTTGCCGAAATTTGGCTCGACATTGGGCAACTCGGTACAGTCGGGACTGACATTTGACACGATCCGCAGCCGCATGCGCATGGATGCCGGTCGCCTGTTTGTAGAGGATTTTCGCCTGAACGGGCCGTCATCGGCCATTGTGGCCTCGGGAATGACAGACCTGAAATCCGAAAGCCTGGATTTTCAGGCGGTGGTGGTGCCTAAGCTGGATGTGAGCGGCGCTTCGGTACTGGCAGGAACCATCGTGAATCCGGCAGTTGGCGTGGGTGCTTTCCTCACGCAATGGCTATTGCAGGCACCACTGCAGCGTGCACTCACGGTAAACTATCATGTCACCGGAAGCTGGGGCAAGCCATTGCTGAACGACGTGGCGCTGCCCAGCGAGGAAGAATTGAAAAGTCGTGAATCCGAAAGAAAGGTGGATGAGTTGTATCGGACCCATTAA
- the glnE gene encoding bifunctional [glutamate--ammonia ligase]-adenylyl-L-tyrosine phosphorylase/[glutamate--ammonia-ligase] adenylyltransferase, producing the protein MNCIHSLQSAFSWSGYLRRRLNARPEIRQQILADAAEPVTSARIMQWSQELAVSLGAPATQVWDIAQCRVILRKLRSRLFDTLVVRDTGGDATLEEVTHAISFLADFAVGQAYRSVMHDMVDVHGTPIDPATGKPMEMIILGMGKLGGYELNVSSDIDLIMLYPEEGETTGRRPLSHHEFYGRLTRRMMPILSDQDADGQVFRTDLRLRPDGDAGPLAWSLDALENYLIAQGREWERYAWLKARIIHVQALEGSAPAPYEQQLESLRLPFIYRKYFDFDTLASLRQLRERIRQDWQRRALAKNGVDTVHNIKLGEGGIREIEFVVQLSQLIKGGRLPTIQEQCLIKALHAEVNAGLISPETGNRLEEAYRFLRRVEHFLQYREDEQTHLLPNDPDRMAALATVLGFTAADFTARLTAHRQFVADTFRDAFRIAGLNDDQSNGQQPQACDTEHRDERNLEDIIKQQFADHDPDDVEHRLEALLNNSRIRGLSNSSRARLEKLLPAVIQAAARTPLPNTACARLFDLIETIAQRSAYIALLAEFPDTLARVARIMAASPWAASYLTANPILLDSLIEWNSLMEPVNIAMTAELLNKELDACVLHDGTPDVEQQMNVMRDVQKQVSFQLLAQDLEGVLTVEKLADQLSGLADALLQESLQRVWPLVRPKQIPADDALYHMPKFAVIAYGKLGGKELGYASDLDLVLLFDDPGDYALEVYAKLGRRLSTWLSSMTSSGRLYEIDLRLRPDGDAGLLAVSVDTFEKYQREHAWVWEHQALTRARFSAGDPEIGKTFERIRRDILLQQRDPDKLKQEVIEMRARIRAGHPNKTELFDVKHDHGGMVDIEFITQYCVLAHAHQHKQLLENLGNIALLNIAGAAGILNAEHAGKTADSYRILRRMQHAVRLKGDEKARIDPSLLTEERAAVCTLWEEVFGENA; encoded by the coding sequence ATGAATTGTATCCATTCCCTGCAAAGCGCCTTTTCCTGGTCCGGCTATCTGCGCCGCCGCCTGAACGCCCGGCCCGAGATCCGGCAGCAAATCCTGGCAGACGCGGCCGAACCCGTCACCTCGGCACGAATTATGCAATGGTCGCAGGAGCTGGCGGTCAGCCTAGGTGCCCCCGCCACGCAGGTGTGGGACATCGCGCAATGCCGGGTCATCCTGCGTAAATTGCGCAGCCGCCTGTTCGACACACTGGTGGTACGGGATACGGGCGGCGACGCAACGCTCGAAGAGGTAACGCATGCTATCTCCTTTCTGGCCGACTTCGCGGTTGGCCAGGCCTACCGCAGTGTGATGCACGATATGGTCGATGTTCATGGTACGCCCATCGACCCCGCCACCGGCAAGCCCATGGAAATGATTATTCTGGGTATGGGTAAACTGGGTGGCTACGAACTGAATGTTTCGTCGGACATAGATCTGATCATGCTGTACCCCGAAGAAGGCGAAACCACCGGCCGGCGACCACTGAGCCACCACGAATTCTATGGTCGCCTTACCCGGCGCATGATGCCGATCCTGTCCGATCAGGATGCCGACGGCCAGGTATTTCGTACCGATCTGCGCCTGCGCCCGGATGGCGATGCCGGTCCTCTGGCCTGGAGCCTGGATGCCCTGGAAAATTATCTGATTGCCCAGGGGCGCGAATGGGAGCGCTACGCCTGGCTCAAAGCGCGCATTATTCACGTGCAGGCACTGGAGGGCAGCGCACCGGCGCCGTACGAACAGCAACTGGAAAGCCTGCGACTACCGTTTATTTACCGCAAATATTTCGACTTCGATACGCTGGCTTCGCTGCGCCAGTTGCGTGAACGCATTCGTCAGGACTGGCAGCGACGCGCCCTGGCCAAAAATGGCGTGGACACGGTTCACAATATCAAGCTGGGTGAAGGCGGGATTCGCGAAATTGAGTTTGTGGTGCAGCTATCGCAACTGATCAAGGGCGGCCGCCTGCCCACCATTCAGGAACAATGCCTGATCAAGGCACTGCACGCAGAAGTGAATGCCGGGCTGATCTCGCCGGAAACCGGTAACAGGCTTGAAGAGGCCTATCGATTTTTACGACGGGTTGAACATTTCCTGCAATACCGGGAAGACGAACAAACCCATCTGTTGCCCAACGACCCGGACCGCATGGCGGCACTGGCCACCGTACTGGGTTTCACCGCAGCCGATTTCACCGCCAGGCTGACCGCCCATCGGCAATTTGTTGCGGATACGTTTCGCGATGCCTTCCGCATTGCCGGCCTGAATGACGATCAGAGCAATGGCCAGCAACCGCAAGCCTGCGACACGGAACACCGCGACGAGAGAAATCTGGAAGACATCATCAAACAGCAATTTGCCGATCATGATCCGGATGATGTTGAACATCGGCTGGAGGCATTGCTCAACAATTCCCGCATACGCGGCTTATCCAACAGCAGTCGCGCCCGTCTCGAAAAACTGCTGCCGGCGGTCATCCAGGCCGCAGCACGCACGCCATTGCCCAATACCGCCTGCGCACGCTTATTCGACCTGATTGAAACCATCGCACAACGCAGCGCTTACATCGCCCTGCTTGCCGAATTTCCCGATACGTTGGCCCGGGTGGCACGTATCATGGCGGCCAGCCCCTGGGCGGCAAGCTATCTGACGGCCAATCCGATTCTGCTCGATAGTCTGATCGAATGGAACAGCCTGATGGAACCGGTCAACATCGCAATGACGGCTGAACTGCTGAACAAAGAACTGGACGCCTGCGTACTGCATGACGGTACCCCCGACGTTGAGCAACAAATGAATGTCATGCGTGATGTGCAGAAGCAGGTGAGTTTCCAGTTACTGGCGCAGGATCTTGAAGGTGTGCTAACGGTAGAGAAACTGGCTGACCAGCTCTCCGGCCTGGCCGATGCGCTGCTACAGGAAAGCCTGCAACGCGTCTGGCCACTGGTGCGGCCTAAGCAAATACCGGCGGACGATGCCCTTTACCATATGCCGAAATTTGCCGTGATCGCCTACGGCAAGCTGGGTGGCAAGGAACTGGGTTACGCGTCTGACCTTGACTTGGTGCTGCTGTTTGACGACCCCGGCGACTATGCGCTCGAAGTCTATGCCAAACTTGGACGCCGGCTAAGTACCTGGCTGTCCAGCATGACCTCATCGGGCAGGCTTTATGAAATTGATTTGCGCCTGCGCCCCGACGGCGACGCCGGCCTGCTGGCCGTGTCGGTTGATACCTTTGAAAAATATCAGCGGGAACATGCCTGGGTGTGGGAGCACCAGGCCCTCACGCGGGCACGTTTTTCAGCCGGCGATCCCGAGATTGGGAAAACATTTGAGCGTATCCGCCGCGACATCCTTTTACAACAACGCGATCCGGACAAACTCAAACAGGAAGTGATCGAGATGCGTGCCCGAATTCGTGCCGGACATCCGAATAAAACCGAGTTGTTCGATGTGAAACACGACCACGGAGGGATGGTCGATATTGAATTCATTACCCAGTATTGTGTGCTTGCCCATGCGCATCAGCACAAGCAACTGCTGGAAAACCTGGGCAACATCGCCCTGCTTAACATTGCCGGTGCTGCGGGCATTCTGAACGCTGAGCATGCCGGCAAAACGGCAGACAGCTATCGCATCCTGCGACGCATGCAGCACGCCGTCAGGCTCAAGGGTGACGAGAAGGCCAGGATTGACCCTTCACTGTTAACCGAAGAACGGGCCGCAGTATGCACGCTTTGGGAAGAGGTTTTTGGAGAAAATGCTTGA
- a CDS encoding epoxyqueuosine reductase QueH — protein MVTVTDIERPILDLPEGHGKVLLHSCCAPCSGEVMEAMLASGINYSIFFYNPNIHPVREYEIRKEENIRFAQQHGIEFIDADYDVDNWFDRVKGMENEPERGIRCTACFDMRFERTALYAHEHGFDTITSSLGISRWKDMKQINGCGERAAARYPELVYWTYNWRKGGGSARMIEISKREEFYQQEYCGCVYSLRDTNRHRRSQGRERITIGVKFYGRQEETL, from the coding sequence ATGGTTACTGTTACCGATATTGAACGCCCTATCCTTGACCTGCCCGAGGGCCACGGCAAAGTGCTGCTGCATTCGTGCTGTGCCCCGTGTTCCGGCGAAGTCATGGAAGCCATGCTGGCATCGGGCATCAACTATTCCATCTTTTTTTATAATCCGAACATTCATCCGGTGCGTGAATATGAAATTCGCAAGGAAGAGAATATTCGCTTTGCGCAGCAGCACGGCATTGAATTTATTGATGCCGATTACGACGTAGATAACTGGTTCGATCGTGTCAAGGGCATGGAAAACGAACCAGAAAGAGGTATCCGCTGCACCGCCTGTTTTGATATGCGGTTTGAACGTACGGCACTCTATGCGCACGAACATGGCTTCGATACCATTACCAGCTCGCTTGGCATTTCACGCTGGAAGGACATGAAGCAGATTAACGGCTGTGGTGAACGCGCGGCCGCACGCTATCCCGAATTGGTGTACTGGACTTACAACTGGCGCAAAGGCGGCGGTTCTGCACGCATGATTGAAATCAGCAAGCGCGAGGAGTTCTATCAGCAGGAGTATTGCGGTTGTGTTTATTCACTGCGCGACACTAACCGCCATCGTCGTTCACAGGGGCGTGAACGCATCACCATCGGCGTAAAATTCTACGGTCGGCAGGAAGAAACGCTTTAA
- a CDS encoding ExbD/TolR family protein, with the protein MAFGSFDQKNGTSHAMTEINMVPLIDVMLVLLVIFIITAPLMAHSIKIDLPQVSSKPVEQEPVVIDLAMDKSGTIYWNDEPVEQSDLREMFVNEGKQDPQPELRIRADADTRYEELAQILSMAKGSGLKKLGFITQPGSENAAAPGNAGAPGNAGAPGNAGAPGNAGAAGTPPANAPAAAPAASGATPAPAQ; encoded by the coding sequence ATGGCTTTTGGAAGTTTTGACCAGAAAAACGGGACATCGCATGCGATGACCGAAATCAATATGGTGCCGCTGATCGACGTGATGCTGGTGCTGCTGGTGATCTTTATTATTACAGCCCCGCTGATGGCGCATTCGATCAAGATCGACCTGCCCCAGGTCAGCAGTAAGCCGGTAGAGCAGGAACCTGTTGTTATTGATCTGGCAATGGACAAATCAGGTACTATTTACTGGAATGATGAGCCGGTGGAACAGAGTGACCTGAGGGAAATGTTCGTTAACGAAGGCAAGCAGGACCCGCAGCCCGAGTTACGGATCCGTGCAGATGCCGATACGCGCTACGAAGAACTGGCACAGATATTGTCTATGGCAAAAGGCTCAGGTCTGAAAAAGCTGGGCTTTATTACCCAGCCGGGCAGCGAGAATGCGGCTGCTCCGGGCAATGCAGGTGCCCCGGGCAATGCAGGTGCCCCGGGCAATGCAGGTGCCCCGGGCAATGCGGGTGCGGCAGGTACACCGCCCGCAAATGCGCCAGCGGCCGCACCTGCTGCGTCAGGTGCAACACCAGCGCCGGCTCAGTAA
- a CDS encoding MotA/TolQ/ExbB proton channel family protein has protein sequence MTTPWLSSTWVALAQATTDAVPHNPGIMDFLMQSDIVGKALFGILVLMALVTWYLIFVKVLLNISGTRRGNKFLQRFWSSQSLEQVDQELHKYGARDPFSRLADQALHARDHHSRYGASNLSETGSNAEFVARRMKKVIDEETAQAENGLSVLGSIGSTAPFVGLFGTVWGVYHALIGIGMAEAGVTINKIAGPVGEALIMTGLGLAVAIPAVLAYNAFVRRNRVVLARLDAFAHDLYAFVTTGQQFENQNPKVRSLRGGGGR, from the coding sequence ATGACTACCCCCTGGCTGTCATCCACATGGGTCGCCCTTGCTCAGGCGACAACGGACGCTGTGCCGCATAACCCTGGCATTATGGACTTTTTAATGCAGAGCGATATTGTCGGCAAAGCCCTGTTCGGCATTCTTGTTTTGATGGCGCTGGTTACCTGGTACCTGATCTTCGTCAAAGTATTATTGAATATCAGCGGTACACGCCGAGGAAATAAGTTTCTGCAGCGTTTCTGGAGCTCGCAGTCTTTGGAGCAGGTTGATCAGGAACTGCACAAATACGGTGCCCGTGATCCGTTCTCACGCCTTGCCGATCAGGCGCTGCACGCAAGGGATCATCACAGTCGTTATGGCGCCAGCAATCTGTCCGAAACGGGCAGTAATGCGGAATTTGTGGCACGCCGTATGAAAAAAGTGATTGATGAAGAAACCGCGCAGGCCGAAAATGGGTTGTCTGTGCTGGGTTCCATTGGTTCCACCGCACCGTTTGTCGGCCTGTTCGGTACCGTCTGGGGTGTTTATCACGCCCTGATCGGTATCGGGATGGCAGAAGCCGGCGTGACCATCAACAAAATTGCCGGGCCGGTAGGTGAGGCGCTGATCATGACCGGTCTTGGTCTGGCTGTCGCCATTCCGGCGGTGCTGGCCTATAACGCTTTTGTGCGCCGTAACCGCGTAGTGCTTGCCCGTCTGGACGCGTTTGCCCACGATCTGTATGCGTTTGTGACTACCGGCCAGCAATTTGAGAACCAGAATCCCAAAGTGCGCAGTTTGCGTGGCGGCGGTGGCCGTTAG
- a CDS encoding energy transducer TonB yields the protein MFNGSNSPAAVPLGFRLTGLAATLALVSGVGWLSTLDLTPPIVKATDAPVMVTIIDEPVRPPPKGEELAPPPEPEVQPEPEPEPQPEPEPQPEPVPEEIIPPPEPVPDPVYELKPEPKPVVEPKPEPKPEPKPEPKPKPKPKPKPKPKPEPKPKVKPAPNLSDIKIDRNISLKPVGVSNGASTKPSGGQTNLAPKVVSSVSYLVKPKPTYPRAAKMRGEAGTVIVRVHISTAGTVKSVSLRQALPYDSLNESALSAVRRARFKPYTENGVPRDSIADIPIVFQ from the coding sequence ATGTTTAACGGATCAAATTCTCCCGCGGCGGTTCCTCTGGGCTTTCGGCTCACCGGCCTGGCTGCAACGCTGGCATTAGTGTCAGGCGTTGGCTGGCTGAGTACACTGGATCTGACGCCCCCTATCGTCAAAGCGACGGATGCCCCGGTTATGGTAACGATTATCGACGAACCGGTACGTCCCCCTCCGAAAGGAGAGGAGCTGGCCCCCCCTCCGGAGCCTGAAGTACAACCGGAGCCGGAGCCAGAACCCCAGCCCGAGCCGGAACCACAACCTGAACCTGTACCGGAAGAGATTATTCCGCCTCCGGAACCAGTGCCGGATCCGGTATACGAGCTCAAACCGGAACCCAAACCGGTAGTTGAGCCTAAGCCCGAGCCGAAGCCTGAACCAAAACCCGAACCCAAGCCAAAACCAAAGCCTAAGCCCAAACCGAAACCTAAACCTGAGCCGAAGCCGAAGGTAAAGCCAGCGCCCAATCTGTCCGATATCAAGATTGATCGCAATATTTCGCTCAAGCCGGTAGGCGTCAGTAATGGTGCGAGCACCAAGCCGTCGGGCGGCCAGACCAATCTGGCGCCGAAGGTGGTGTCTTCGGTCAGTTATCTGGTCAAGCCTAAGCCAACCTATCCGCGCGCGGCAAAAATGCGCGGTGAAGCGGGTACGGTTATCGTCCGGGTGCATATCTCTACTGCGGGTACGGTTAAAAGCGTGAGCCTGCGTCAGGCGCTGCCCTATGATTCGCTGAATGAATCTGCGCTGAGTGCGGTACGACGCGCGCGTTTCAAACCCTATACAGAAAATGGTGTTCCCCGGGACTCCATTGCCGATATACCTATTGTTTTTCAATAA
- a CDS encoding cold-shock protein gives MSTESGIVKWFNNEKGFGFIKPASGGKDLFVHHTDIIGTGYKSLQENQEVTFVVAEGPKGPQAKEVSAK, from the coding sequence ATGTCGACAGAATCAGGAATTGTAAAGTGGTTTAACAACGAGAAAGGCTTTGGTTTCATCAAGCCCGCCTCTGGTGGTAAAGATCTGTTTGTGCACCACACAGACATCATCGGTACAGGCTACAAATCACTGCAGGAAAACCAGGAAGTAACATTCGTGGTTGCTGAAGGCCCTAAAGGTCCTCAGGCTAAAGAAGTTTCAGCCAAATAA